In Zingiber officinale cultivar Zhangliang chromosome 8B, Zo_v1.1, whole genome shotgun sequence, a single genomic region encodes these proteins:
- the LOC122013389 gene encoding CMP-sialic acid transporter 1-like isoform X1 — translation MRWYFVAALLTLLTSSQGILTTLSQSNGKYSYDYATIPFLAEVFKLVVSSFFLWKESQSSSPPRMNMEWKSIRLFPIPSIIYLIHNNVQFATLTYVDPSTYQIMGNLKIVTTGILFRFFLKRKLTTLQWMAIVLLTIGTTTSQVKGCGEASCDSLFSAPIQGYMLGLLSACLSALAGVYTEYLMKKNNDSLYWQNVQLYTFGVIFNMARLIVDDFRVEFENGPWWQRLLNGYTVTTWLVVLNLGSSGLLVSWLMKYADNIVKVYSTSMAMLLTMLLSIFLFGLKLTLQLFLGIIICMISLHMYFAPPHMLVDLPVTAKMATDNLKEIAIERRVES, via the exons ATGCGCTGGTATTTCGTTGCGGCTCTTCTCACTCTCCTAACGAGTTCACAG GGAATTTTGACTACGCTATCCCAAAGCAATGGAAAGTACAGTTATGACTATGCTACCATTCCATTTCTTGCAGAAGTTTTCAAG CTCGTGGTGTCTAGCTTTTTCCTTTGGAAGGAGAGCCAGTCATcttcacctccaaggatgaatATGGAATGGAAGAGCATCCGTTTGTTTCCAATTCCTTCTATTATATATCTCATTCACAACAATGTCCAGTTTGCCACCTTGACTTATGTGGATCCATCGACATATCAGATAATGGGCAATCTGAAAATTGTCACAACTGGCATCTTATTCAG GTTTTTTTTGAAGAGAAAGTTGACTACTCTTCAGTGGATGGCAATTGTTCTGCTAACTATAGGAACAACTACCAGCCAG GTGAAAGGTTGTGGAGAGGCATCTTGTGACTCACTATTTTCAGCACCTATACAAGGTTACATGTTGGGACTCTTGTCGGCCTGTCTCTCTGCACTAGCAGGTGTTTACACAGAATACCTGATGAAGAAGAACAATGACAGCCTTTACTGGCAGAATGTCCAGTTATATAC GTTTGGTGTGATCTTTAACATGGCACGTCTTATAGTTGATGATTTTAGAGTTGAGTTTGAGAACGGACCATGGTGGCAACGCCTTCTTAATGGATACACTGTCACAACATGGCTAGTTGTATTGAACCTAGGATCTTCTGGATTATTAGTTTCATGGTTGATGAAATATGCAGACAATATTGTAAAG GTGTATTCAACTTCCATGGCGATGTTACTCACGATGCTCCTATCCATATTTCTTTTCGGTCTCAAGCTTACTTTGCAG CTTTTCTTGGGCATTATAATCTGCATGATCTCACTGCACATGTACTTTGCCCCTCCTCACATGCTCGTTGATTTACCAGTAACTGCAAAGATGGCCACAGATAACCTAAAGGAAATTGCCATCGAACGAAGGGTCGAGTCATGA
- the LOC122013389 gene encoding CMP-sialic acid transporter 1-like isoform X2: protein MNMEWKSIRLFPIPSIIYLIHNNVQFATLTYVDPSTYQIMGNLKIVTTGILFRFFLKRKLTTLQWMAIVLLTIGTTTSQVKGCGEASCDSLFSAPIQGYMLGLLSACLSALAGVYTEYLMKKNNDSLYWQNVQLYTFGVIFNMARLIVDDFRVEFENGPWWQRLLNGYTVTTWLVVLNLGSSGLLVSWLMKYADNIVKVYSTSMAMLLTMLLSIFLFGLKLTLQLFLGIIICMISLHMYFAPPHMLVDLPVTAKMATDNLKEIAIERRVES, encoded by the exons atgaatATGGAATGGAAGAGCATCCGTTTGTTTCCAATTCCTTCTATTATATATCTCATTCACAACAATGTCCAGTTTGCCACCTTGACTTATGTGGATCCATCGACATATCAGATAATGGGCAATCTGAAAATTGTCACAACTGGCATCTTATTCAG GTTTTTTTTGAAGAGAAAGTTGACTACTCTTCAGTGGATGGCAATTGTTCTGCTAACTATAGGAACAACTACCAGCCAG GTGAAAGGTTGTGGAGAGGCATCTTGTGACTCACTATTTTCAGCACCTATACAAGGTTACATGTTGGGACTCTTGTCGGCCTGTCTCTCTGCACTAGCAGGTGTTTACACAGAATACCTGATGAAGAAGAACAATGACAGCCTTTACTGGCAGAATGTCCAGTTATATAC GTTTGGTGTGATCTTTAACATGGCACGTCTTATAGTTGATGATTTTAGAGTTGAGTTTGAGAACGGACCATGGTGGCAACGCCTTCTTAATGGATACACTGTCACAACATGGCTAGTTGTATTGAACCTAGGATCTTCTGGATTATTAGTTTCATGGTTGATGAAATATGCAGACAATATTGTAAAG GTGTATTCAACTTCCATGGCGATGTTACTCACGATGCTCCTATCCATATTTCTTTTCGGTCTCAAGCTTACTTTGCAG CTTTTCTTGGGCATTATAATCTGCATGATCTCACTGCACATGTACTTTGCCCCTCCTCACATGCTCGTTGATTTACCAGTAACTGCAAAGATGGCCACAGATAACCTAAAGGAAATTGCCATCGAACGAAGGGTCGAGTCATGA
- the LOC122013388 gene encoding S-type anion channel SLAH2-like yields MDGKENLSSTKESSDSERLPSIFKYIASNSISGFDTTPSPRSDTAHFEVPEVIVDDIQERPDSVVLPTSQDQTGGLSHAHSISISMPSSPTVFRAEHSYGELKNHVTANSCVHQKTEGKFHSQPMSVGRSYIIATPDVLTENNKFKDKRYDSFKTWSGKFEKQISNLRGKPPEPEIENLTKNTKREVVPAHRFFDALEGPELDKLKASEVLVLPEDKKWPFLLRFPVSSFGICLGVSSQAILWKTLATSSSTSFLHFGLTVNLVLWCLSLALLGIISSIYILKIILYFEAVRREYYHPIRVNFFFAPWISCLFLAIGIPSSIGIKLHAALWYVLMGPIFLLELKIYGQWMSGGRRRLSKVANPSNHLSIVGNFVGALLGASMGLKEGPIFFFAVGLAHYCVLFVTLYQRLPTNETLPKDLHPVFFLFVAAPSVASMAWAKITGEFGFGSRIAYFIALFLYASLAVRINFFRGFRFSLAWWAYTFPMTGASIATIRYSVEVTNIFTRILSIALTAISIITVASLLTSTMVHAFVLRDLFPNDIAIAISGSKINPNKMDLPIQTSSANASDNEACQSASNGDHTGTLSSESKGPTLV; encoded by the exons ATGGATGGTAAAGAAAACCTAAGCTCCACAAAGGAGAGTTCTGATTCTGAGAGGCTTCCATCTATTTTCAAGTACATTGCATCTAATTCGATTTCTGGGTTTGATACAACTCCAAGTCCTCGAAGTGACACTGCACATTTTGAA GTGCCAGAAGTTATTGTAGATGACATACAAGAACGACCGGATAGTGTGGTCTTACCGACTTCACAAGATCAAACGGGTGGGCTTTCTCATGCACATTCCATTTCAATCAGCATGCCTTCATCACCTACAGTGTTTCGGGCAGAACATTCGTATGGCGAGCTAAAAAATCATGTGACTGCTAACTCTTGTGTGCATCAAAAAACGGAAGGCAAGTTTCACTCTCAACCGATGTCAGTTGGAAGGTCCTACATTATAGCAACTCCCGATGTTCtaactgagaacaataaattTAAGGACAAACGATATGATTCTTTCAAGACTTGGTCTGGAAAATTTGAAAAGCAGATATCTAACCTACGCGGTAAGCCACCAGAACCTGAGATAGAAAATTTGACAAAGAATACTAAACGAGAGGTTGTGCCTGCACACCGCTTCTTTGATGCATTGGAAGGACCTGAACTTGACAAGCTCAAG GCGTCAGAGGTGTTGGTTCTTCCTGAAGATAAAAAGTGGCCTTTTCTTCTCCGCTTTCCTGTGTCCTCCTTCGGTATATGCCTTGGCGTTAGTAGCCAAGCTATCCTGTGGAAGACATTGGCTACATCATCATCCACAAGTTTTCTTCATTTTGGTCTGACCGTCAACCTTGTTCTGTGGTGTCTTTCACTTGCGTTACTAGGCATCATTTCATCTATCTATATTCTGAAGATCATTTTATACTTTGAGGCTGTCCGTCGCGAGTACTATCATCCCATCCGAGTTAACTTCTTCTTTGCTCCATGGATATCTTGTCTCTTCTTAGCCATTGGTATACCGTCTTCAATTGGTATCAAGCTTCATGCAGCTCTTTGGTATGTGTTAATGGGTCCAATTTTCCTACTCGAGCTTAAAATATATGGCCAATGGATGTCTGGAGGGCGACGAAGGTTATCAAAAGTTGCAAATCCATCGAACCACCTATCGATCGTGGGAAATTTTGTAGGCGCTTTGCTTGGTGCCTCTATGGGGCTTAAAGAAGGGCCTATCTTCTTCTTCGCAGTCGGGCTGGCTCATTATTGTGTACTCTTTGTGACTCTTTACCAGAGGCTTCCAACAAATGAAACGCTACCCAAGGATCTTCATCCGGTTTTCTTTCTGTTTGTAGCAGCCCCTAGCGTTGCTAGCATGGCATGGGCCAAAATAACTGGGGAGTTTGGATTTGGTTCGAGGATTGCTTACTTCATTGCACTCTTCCTATATGCTTCTCTT GCTGTTCGCATTAACTTCTTTCGCGGTTTTAG GTTCTCACTTGCTTGGTGGGCGTACACTTTTCCAATGACGGGTGCCTCTATTGCTACAATTCGATACTCGGTCGAAGTCACAAACATATTCACTCGGATTTTATCAATTGCACTCACAGCCATATCCATCATAACTGTGGCATCTCTTCTAACTTCGACTATGGTTCACGCATTTGTGCTTCGCGACCTTTTCCCAAACGACATTGCCATTGCCATTTCCGGAAGCAAGATAAACCCAAACAAAATGGATTTGCCTATACAGACATCGAGTGCAAATGCTAGCGACAATGAAGCTTGTCAATCTGCGAGTAATGGAGATCATACTGGAACGCTATCAAGCGAATCAAAAGGACCTACACTTGTTTGA